GAGCTGATGGCCTTCCGCCACGAGGGCTTCTGGCAGTGCATGGACACGGTCCGCGACCGGCGCCTGCTGGAGGACCTCTGGGCCACCGACCCACCGTGGAAGGTGTGGTCGTGAGCATGTCCCCACCGTGGAAGGTGTGGTCGTGAGCATGTCCCCACCGTGGAAGGCGTGGGGTTAGTCGGGGTCAGCCGAGGGCGGCGGGGAGCGGGCTCGACGTGAGCCAGCCCGAGCCGTCGACGTCGCCCCAGACGTGGCCCCGACGGCCGGGTGCGGTGTCGACGGCGATCCTCTCGTCGCCGACGAGGATCTCCCCGTACACCAGGCAGTCGATCTCGTAGGCCCAGTCGACCCGCCGGGGCTCGTCCACGGTCTCCCAACCCAGATCCAGCCCGAAGGGGACGGGGTCGCCCAGCAGGGTGGCCGTCACGTCGAGCGGCGGGTCGATCCGCAGGGCGAACGCCTCGCAACCCACGCTGACGTGGTCGAACGCCGTCTCCACGAAGTGCTCGGCCCACAGCCCGTGGGTGCGGATCTCCAGGGTGCCGGGCCGGGGCGGCGGCACGTCGTCGTCGACGACCACCACCAGGTCGCCGTTCCGCACCAGGCCGGACCGGTAGCGCCAGAGCTCCCCGGACACCAGCTGGACCGCCAGCACGACGTCGCCGAACGTCAGGTCGAACCACCAGCCGTCGGCGGTCCCCGGGTGGGCGCGCTCGTCGTCCAAGGCCGCGACCCTACGGTCCCAGCGGTAGCTTCGGCGTCGTGCGCTACCTCAGCCCCGAGTGGTTCGCCGCCGCGAGCGAGGCGCTCGTCGACGACCCCGGGCTGGCCGGGGCGACGGCGGGCCTGCGGCTCACGCTGCAGCAGACCGTCACCGACGTGCCCGACGGCGACGGGGTCGTGCGCTGGTGCCTCGTCGTCGAGGACGGGGTGCGACTCGTGCCGGGGCCGCTGGACGACGCCGACCTGCGCTTCACCACCAACTACGCGGTCGCCGCCGCCATCGCCACCGGCGACCTCGGCGCCCCCACGGCCTTCATCCGGGGCGACCTGACGGTGGGCGGCGACCTGACCCTCCTCACCACCCACCAGCGGGCGCTCGCCGCGGTGCACGACGTGCTGGCCGAGGTGCGCAAGGACACGGTGTTCTGAGTGCGTCAGCGGATAGGCACGTCAGCGTCCGTTGCGGCGGTGTTGCTGGCTGGGAGGCCGCCCGGTGCCGGGCCGGCCGACTGGGGGTGGTCGGCCGCCAAATCCCGGACTCGTGGGCCGCGCCGAGCGCCCTATCCGCGGGGCCTCTGACGATGCCGGAGATGCCCGAGGTGCAGGCCCACGCCGAGCGGCTCACCGAGGACTTCGGCGGCGACGCCCTCACCCGGTTCCTGCCGCTGACGTTCACCGCCCTGAAGACCTTCAGCCCCGCCCCCGAGGCCGCCTACGGGGAGCCGCTGGAGTCGGTGGGCCGACGGGGCAAGTACCTGCTGCTGAACTTCGCCCCGGCGACCTTCATCGTCCACCTCATGCAGGGCGGGCGGCTGCTGGTCGACCAGAAGCAGGCGGCCAAGCCCCGCAACGGGCAGGCCCGCTGGCTCTTCGCCGACGGGCGGGCGCTGCTGCTCACCGAGGCCGGCACCGAGCGCCGGGCGGGCGTGTGGGTGGTCGGCGGCGACGCCGCGGACCGCCTGGCGCAGCCCCCGCTCGACCGCCTGGGCCCCGAGGCGCTCGACCTCGACGTCCCGACGCTGCAGGAGCTGCTGACCGAGCACAGCATGCGGCTCCACGGCTGGCTGCGCGACCAGCGCATCGTCGCCGGCATGGGGCGGCGGCTGGCCAACGAGGTGTGCCACCGGGCGAAGATCTCGCCGTTCGCGTCCACCGGGAAGCTCGACCACGACGCCGTCGCCCGGCTGCACGCCGCCATCGGCGAGTGCATCGCCGAGTCGCTGGCCTACGAGCGGACCCGCTCCGACATGTCGTCGTCGAAGGACCGGCCCGGCAGCGTCCACCACCGCGAGGGCGAGGCGTGCCCGGTGTGCGGCGACACGATCCGGGCCGTCGAGTACCGCTCCTACACGGTCAACTACTGCCCCACCTGCCAGACCGGTGGGAAGGTGCTGGCCGACAACACGACCAGCCGCTTCCTCAAGTAGCCCGACCGACCCGAAGTTGCGTGGGTGCTGGCCCTGTAGCAGCCGCCAGCCACGCAGTTTCGGGTGGGTCAGATCAGGCCGAGGCCGGCGACCGCGTCGCGCTCGTCGGCCAGCTCGGCGACCGAGGCGTCGATGCGGCCCCGGGAGAAGTCGTCGATCTCCAGGCCCTGCACGATCCGGTACTCGCCGTCGACGGTGGTGCACGGGAACGAGGAGATCAGCCCCTCGGCGACGCCGTAGCTGC
The Acidimicrobiales bacterium DNA segment above includes these coding regions:
- a CDS encoding SCP2 sterol-binding domain-containing protein, giving the protein MRYLSPEWFAAASEALVDDPGLAGATAGLRLTLQQTVTDVPDGDGVVRWCLVVEDGVRLVPGPLDDADLRFTTNYAVAAAIATGDLGAPTAFIRGDLTVGGDLTLLTTHQRALAAVHDVLAEVRKDTVF
- a CDS encoding DNA-formamidopyrimidine glycosylase family protein, with protein sequence MPEVQAHAERLTEDFGGDALTRFLPLTFTALKTFSPAPEAAYGEPLESVGRRGKYLLLNFAPATFIVHLMQGGRLLVDQKQAAKPRNGQARWLFADGRALLLTEAGTERRAGVWVVGGDAADRLAQPPLDRLGPEALDLDVPTLQELLTEHSMRLHGWLRDQRIVAGMGRRLANEVCHRAKISPFASTGKLDHDAVARLHAAIGECIAESLAYERTRSDMSSSKDRPGSVHHREGEACPVCGDTIRAVEYRSYTVNYCPTCQTGGKVLADNTTSRFLK